CTTCGCTCTGATACCAATGATCAAACGGGTATTTCATGACTGGTATGACCTGACACAAATGGCTCCTTCAATTATAATctcgaataccagatgtggatccTCATAAACCATCTTTTTAGGACCTTCTGTTGACCTCATATCCAGAGATAACTACCTAGTCTCCGTCGACCCACCCTTGGATTcgtcggatcattgtgtggtcccgAGTACTGAGCTTACTACGCGCCATCCACGGACCcacggtcagcagattgggacggaattctgtctttttttttgcgtcctaccgTTGGAGCTTATGTGCTAGTCGTTGAAGTTTTGCGGGCATGGAACAGGCTTTATTCCATTTTCTGCCTGCCACAATGGCAAGTCAAAGCCCTGGTTTAAACATTCTTGCAAGGCGAcctcgcgtcgaaagcgagaatgttTTAaagcatgggcggaagcggcaaCATCTCGTGATGCCGATatcagcgaacataaaaaaaccatATAACTCTACCTGCAGCGCCTTTAAaggggaaatcgctaaggcaaagtccgAGCACATTGCCAGATTTCGCAAGAGATTGGCCCACATTCtgatctctcgccaaagctgtccaaTTTAGGAAGGTGagccctgttctataaaaaaaacacgtacATGAAGTATACATTAGTAACAAAACCTGATGCATGTGTATTAGAAAAAGGATTCatctaatttatttctttaaatctcATTTTAATTTCCTAACGAGTTTGGGGATTAACATCCTTGATCTATACTGATAAAGTTTTGCCACTATGTAACATACAAGCTGTGCCTCAAGCTCCTTAGTTTGAAGTGAGATGTCACATAGCCCTTTGTGACCAACAAAACAAACTGATTTAAAAACAGTAGTTTGAGAAATAAGTGCTTTAAACCAAAGTAATAAACTTGCTGAATAATATTAGTCTGATTTCACCAAGCTATGtcaatctttaaaaataagaatatatgtTACAGGAACGAATAAAAAGCTCTTAGtttgttatacaatttatttatttatttttcttagccCCCGAGACACAATGACAATCTATATTATGTTTCAGTTACATAATATGGTAGGTTCAGTAGGGTACTagattaaataagttattcaTGTTGATGTTTTCAAAACTACATTGAGTAAAAACAGTAGCACTTATATTTATGCATTCTTTGCTAGTGTTTCCGCCTTGGCTACAACTTCTTCAATAGGACCAACCATATAGAAGGCAACTTCAGGAAGGTGGTCATATTGTCCTTGCAGGATCTTTGAGAATCCTTTAATGGTTTCTTCCAGTGGTACCAGTTTACCTGGGTGAccagtgaaaacttcagctaCTTGGAAAGGTTGAGAGAGGAACCTTTGGATTTTACGCGCACGTGACACGGTCAGCTTGTCTTCTTCAGACAACTCATCCATACCCAAGATAGCAATAATATCCTGGAGGGACTTGTAGTCTTGTAGAATTTTCTGAACGCCACGGGCGACGTTGTAGTGCTCTTCACCAATAATATTGGGATCCATGATACGGGAAGTTGAGTCAAGAGGGTCCACAGCAGGGTAAATACCTAGCTCAGCAATAGCACGGGACAGCACAGTAGTAGCATCCAAGTGAGCGAAGGTTGTGGCCGGAGCAGGATCAGTCAAGTCATCAGCTGGCACATAAATGGCCTGCACAGATGTAATAGAACCCTTCTTTGTAGTAGTAATACGTTCCTGCATAGTACCCATGTCAGTAGCTAGAGTGGGCTGGTAACCTACAGCTGATGGAATACGACCCAAAAGGGCAGATACTTCTGAACCAGCCTGTGTGAAACGGAAAATGTTGTCAATAAAAAGCAATACATCCTGACCCTCTTGGTCCCTGAAGTATTCAGCCACAGTCAGACCTGTCAAGGCTACACGGGCACGAGCACCAGGGGGCTCATTCATCTGACCATACACAAGAGCTACTTTGGAGGTCTTGTCTTTTAGTGAAATTACTCCAGACTCAATCATTTCATGGTATAAGTCATTACCTTCACGAGTACGCTCTCCAACTCCAGCAAATACAGAGTAACCACCATGAGCCTTAGCTACATTGTTGATCAGCTCCATAATGAGTACGGTCTTGCCTACACCGGCACCTCCAAACAAACCAATCTTTCCTCCCTTGGCATATGGGGCTAATAAGTCTACAACTTTGATTCCCGTCACAAGAATCTCCTGTTGTACAGACATATCCACAAACTCTGGAGCTTCAGCGTGGATTGCAGCGGTTTTGTCGGTTGGGATTGGTCCGCGTTCGTCGATGGGCTCACCAATGACGTTCATAATCCGACCAAGAGTTTCTACTCCCACCGGGATACGAATAGGAGATCCTGAGTCGAGAACTGGCTGACCGCGAACCAAACCTTCGGTACCGTCCATAGCGATAGTACGCACGACGTTTTCTCCCAAGTGTTGCGCCACTTCAAGGACGAGCCTTGGCGAACGGTTCTGTACTTCAAGAGCATTGAGGATGGATGGAAGATTGTCTTCAAACTGTACATCTACGACGGCACCGATGACTGCAACTATCTTACCCTGTCCTTTTCCCGCAGCAGCTTTAGCAGCATAGTCACGTTTATTCACAAGTGCTCCGGCAACGAGAGGTGTCTTCTCTGCAAAGGCATTTGATACTACCGTCTTTGTGGCCAATATACCAACTCTACCGACGGTAGAAAACATTTTCGTTGTCGTTTTTCTATTACTTTGTAGGAATGTAGTAGTACTTTACAGTACTTTAGAATTCCACTTTCAAAAGTCCGGTGCCCTGCGGAGTTTACGTAAGAGTAATTGACAATAGAGAAGAATTAAAGTGAATAGGCAgagacaattttattttcctcTAATCTTTGCCAGTACCAAAAACTTAAGTCTGACCAGTAGAtgtt
This is a stretch of genomic DNA from Pieris brassicae chromosome 1, ilPieBrab1.1, whole genome shotgun sequence. It encodes these proteins:
- the LOC123710161 gene encoding ATP synthase subunit beta, mitochondrial-like; amino-acid sequence: MFSTVGRVGILATKTVVSNAFAEKTPLVAGALVNKRDYAAKAAAGKGQGKIVAVIGAVVDVQFEDNLPSILNALEVQNRSPRLVLEVAQHLGENVVRTIAMDGTEGLVRGQPVLDSGSPIRIPVGVETLGRIMNVIGEPIDERGPIPTDKTAAIHAEAPEFVDMSVQQEILVTGIKVVDLLAPYAKGGKIGLFGGAGVGKTVLIMELINNVAKAHGGYSVFAGVGERTREGNDLYHEMIESGVISLKDKTSKVALVYGQMNEPPGARARVALTGLTVAEYFRDQEGQDVLLFIDNIFRFTQAGSEVSALLGRIPSAVGYQPTLATDMGTMQERITTTKKGSITSVQAIYVPADDLTDPAPATTFAHLDATTVLSRAIAELGIYPAVDPLDSTSRIMDPNIIGEEHYNVARGVQKILQDYKSLQDIIAILGMDELSEEDKLTVSRARKIQRFLSQPFQVAEVFTGHPGKLVPLEETIKGFSKILQGQYDHLPEVAFYMVGPIEEVVAKAETLAKNA